ACAGAACGGTGCTGTTCTTTCACTGGAGCTTCCGGGGAACATGGGCTCTTGACTTCCTGGACAGACTTCTCTGGCTGGGTTTCTACCAACCTGACTGCATCATCAGGCTGATCCTCATCCTCTTCAGAAAACAGTTCTTTCATCTCCTCTGAGCTTAACACTGTGATCTGTATTTGTTCTGTGGACTCCCTGGCATCACCATCGGTCTTAGCAGCAGCGCACTCTTCGGAGGTGCTGGCCGTCCCCGGCTGCTGTGCGCTGCATTCATGCATGTTCACAGCCTCAATGCCATAGGGGAACTCTCTTAGAAGTTCTGAGAGCTGGTCCTGCAGGTACAAGGCAGATGTCTTGTCATCATCCAGCTCAATGCTCGGAGGATCCTGGGCAGACAAGCTACTGCCTGTATTGAGTTCCTGACCACAGACATCTTGCTGAGTGCTTCCGGATGCTGTGCTTTCTGTTTTCTGGGCACactccccactgctttcctgtggagCTGCTCCACTGGGTACCACGAACTCAGCAGGGGAAGGTCCAAGAGGCTGCACTGGCTCTGGCGGCTTGGCTTCTGGAGCAGAACCACCTGCACATTGCACCAGCACATCCTGTACATCACATCCGGCATCTACAGCACTAGGTTCTAATTGTTCTTTTCGTTGTTTGCTACTAGTCTCTTCCTGATGGGGCTCCGCTTTTCTCAAAGGGGAGCCGTTGAATATCTTTGCTATTTGAGAATTGTAAGAAATATCACCTTCGACAAGGGAGCAAATGCTGTCGATCTGCAACATGGCCCTCTCCTCAGTGGACAGCGGCGAGGTCTGCTTATCACTGGCAGGGCAGCACACATCTCCCGACTCATCCCTTCCCATCTCAGGATCTGGTGTGCCTTGGGAGCCCCTGGGGACCGTCAGGTTCTGCTTTTCCTTTGGAGTCACTGGGACAACCTTGGTTGATGTCACGGTACTTGCCACGGGGCTGGCAAGATAGACTTTCAAAGCCGTGGGTGGCTGTGGGTATTCGGCCACGCGACTCTGTAAGCTACACACACTGCCTTCTTTGATGACCGGATATATGGCTTCAGGTGAAGTGTCAGCGGTCACCGCTTTCACTGACAAAGTTTTGACATCTGAAAGAATTAATGGCGTCACCACTGCAACTTGCAGTTCTGGTCCCTTTGTCACATTTATACCTGATGACTCATGATTCGGTATTACTGCTGAAACTACGGGATCTTGCAAGGAgccaatttctttattttgaggATTTTCTACACCTGAACAGCTGACATAGCCTTCTGTAGTCTTGGAAATTCCAATGccttttctatttgtttctaaCTCATGACACTGCTTTGCTTCGATGGTTTTTGGTGGCTGCTTTTTCCAAAGAGAAAGACAGGTTGCCAACAATTCCACAGGACACTTATTTTGCCCACATATTGCATCTGCAGAAGGCTGCTGCTCAAGGCAGACAGAGTTCTCTgaggacccagcacctgcattgGAAACACTTGGAATTTGTACTGTTTTCAAAGTTACCTGGTTGTCAGCGGCTTGGGTATTGGGATTCATTTCAGAATTGCTTGATGTTGAATCCGGAATCATTTTAGGGGCATCTTTTAATAACGTACTCTCAGTCTTATTACTCGTTGTCAGTAAATTGAGAAGCAGTTTATTTTTAACTACAAACGCCTTATAAGACACGCTCTGGGAAACAGGAATTGCTTCAGAAACGGCCAGGGTATTTTGTCCAACTGCAACAAAATTGTCTGATGGCAACTGGCCCTTATTCAGTGTTGTCTGCGTAACATCAGGAGGTACTGTCTTCACAGAAGTCATGACTCTGAAATCATGACCCTGTTCCGGCGCTGGCCGCTCTTCTGCACAGGGAGCAGTTAGTGGagcggggctgagctgatctaacgTCTGCCGTAGTGTCTCCTGAAGGCCGGGATTCACCTGCCAAGTTTTCAGTGTTTTCTCAGAGGGAACCACTGTTGCTGGCTGACCCTCTGTGTTTGCAGGAACGATCGGCATAGCCTGTAAGTTGGGCTGCATGATGGCAGTTTCTTTTAAAGACAATTCCGAAGTTTCACCTGGTTCCTTGCAAGAAGCATTTGTTATCTTGCTGCAACCTGCTGCCATCAAAAGGTCTTTATTAATCTTAATTTTCCTTGCAAgctctgaaaatttttttttaatttccatcaACGTTTTAATATCTCTCACTAGCTTTTCTTTGGTCATGGGCAAATCCAGCACTGGATCTGAACTTGGATTGGAAGCAGTTATCCTTTTGTCTTGATCATTCTGAGCAGGGCCCTGAACACCAGGGACGCTAGGTCCAACTGGCTCAGGGTAAGGCTGTCTCCCATCGGTGTTCATTTTCAGGTTACAGAACTTGCCAATCGTTACGTCATTATGACTCGTGTTTTGCCACTGCTGTTGGAAGCTGCTACACATGTCTTTCTGCATACTGGAAGGATGTGTCTCCTGACCCTGTGGCCCTTCCAACTGCCTGCTTACCCGCTGGGCACTGTGCGAAGGCTGACCTCCGTACCTGCAGGGGTAAGCAGGCTGGACTGGAGGCTGAAGAGGGGGAGGGAGTCTGGTGTTGGTCTGAGCAGCACAGTGATAGGACTTCGTTGCCTCCACCTGCTTGGGCTGTGATGTCAGTGAAGGATTTGGGAACATTTGAACTTGTAACGATGGGGATGGCTCGAGGCTGTGTTTCTGAAGAGCAGAATCCTGCAAAAAGTTTTGTGATGAGTAACTGAACTGCCTTGGAAGCGGCCTGTAATCCGAATAGGTCAGGTCATTGGATGTATACTGCTGCGGCCAATCAGTCTGTTGCTCCGGCAAAGACTGGTTAAGTCCCTGGGTTCCTTGGAAAGTGACAAGCTCTCTCAGAGCATTTGAAGGGACAGCTGGCACTCGCACTTGATAGCTGTCTGATATCACCCGTTGACCCTGGAGTGCGTGTACAACACTTGGCGCCCCCAAGCCAACGCTGGAGTGCTGGGGTGTGTTCTGCCCCATGTGAGAGGACACGGAAGTCCGTACGGGAGGGTTTATCCAGGGACTAGGTGCGATTCCCGATGACAGTGGCGAAGTGTGGTTCAGCTGCTTGGTACTTTTCATGTTTGCAAATGTCATTCTTTCTACTGAAGTGTGTGCAGTCACAACTGTCCTGTTATACACATCAGACACAGGGACTTGACGCGTTATCTTATAGTTCCTGATATCCAGTAAAGGCTGAGACACTGTGTAAGGGTCACTGGGGTATAGGCAAGCTTCGGGATTCCCAGGGTAGCGGACGGAATTCTGGCATGTCGCCTGAAGCTGGTTCAAGGAAGACTGCTGTCGAAAAGGCTGGCTTTTAGAATACTGTGGTGGTAATGACGCGCTCTCTGGCTTAGCGCTCCAATTCATTGTTAATCTGTTATGGCAACAGCTATTCGAAAGTCAGTTGTCAACGTCGGGTCTGCAAGACACAAAGACCTTTTATTGAAATGCTGTTTTTCCTACACAGATTTTACAAGGAAATCAGTTACTGTGTTTGTCAAAATTCCTCAAGATTCAAAGTATGCAAGCATCACCTTTACTTCAGGAAGAAGGGCAACAGTAAAGGCGAAGACACAACAAAGTcaataaaatgcactgtgtgacAGCAAATCATCACAAAACACAGCTATCACTACATAACAATCACTTTCTGCTTGGActccattggaaaaaaaatatgtatcaatTCCTTCTTCTAAAAGTAGATAGAGataagatcttccttctgctggttcactccccacatgactccaacagtcagagctgtgcagatttgaagctgggagcccagagcttttaGGTTgccaacatggatgcagggtcccaaggatgtccgctttcccaggccataagcagagaggtggattggaagtggatcagctaggtcttgaaccagcatccatatgggatgtcaacacaACAGGGCGGAAGCATCCACACAACGTTaccccatcttttcttttttttttttaaagaatttttttttttaattgttattggaaagccggatatacagagaggaggagagacagaaaggaagatcttccgtccaatgtttcactccccaagtgagccgcaacgggcccgtatgcgccgatctgatgccgggaccaggaacctcttccgggtctcccacgccggtgcagggtcccaaagctttgggccatcctcgactgccttcccaggccacaagcagggagctgaatgggaagtggagctgctgggattagaaccggtgcccatatgggatcctggggctttcaaggcgaggactttagccgctaggccacgccgccgggcccagttaccCCATCTTCACAAAGTATTGCTGAGAGTACGCCAGACACAAGTATAAAAAAGGAGCCTATCTGCCTAGCAGGAGCCACTATACTGCCTGGCTCAAGTCAGGGGATCTTGAGCTCTCCAACACCTGAAGCGGTTAACTGAACTAACTGCCTCCCAACTGCCCTGATTTCCTGCCAGGGCGCCTTCCCCATGGAATTACAACAAGCCCAAACTGCTTTAGCATGAAGGGCAG
Above is a window of Ochotona princeps isolate mOchPri1 chromosome 27, mOchPri1.hap1, whole genome shotgun sequence DNA encoding:
- the RESF1 gene encoding retroelement silencing factor 1, whose product is MNWSAKPESASLPPQYSKSQPFRQQSSLNQLQATCQNSVRYPGNPEACLYPSDPYTVSQPLLDIRNYKITRQVPVSDVYNRTVVTAHTSVERMTFANMKSTKQLNHTSPLSSGIAPSPWINPPVRTSVSSHMGQNTPQHSSVGLGAPSVVHALQGQRVISDSYQVRVPAVPSNALRELVTFQGTQGLNQSLPEQQTDWPQQYTSNDLTYSDYRPLPRQFSYSSQNFLQDSALQKHSLEPSPSLQVQMFPNPSLTSQPKQVEATKSYHCAAQTNTRLPPPLQPPVQPAYPCRYGGQPSHSAQRVSRQLEGPQGQETHPSSMQKDMCSSFQQQWQNTSHNDVTIGKFCNLKMNTDGRQPYPEPVGPSVPGVQGPAQNDQDKRITASNPSSDPVLDLPMTKEKLVRDIKTLMEIKKKFSELARKIKINKDLLMAAGCSKITNASCKEPGETSELSLKETAIMQPNLQAMPIVPANTEGQPATVVPSEKTLKTWQVNPGLQETLRQTLDQLSPAPLTAPCAEERPAPEQGHDFRVMTSVKTVPPDVTQTTLNKGQLPSDNFVAVGQNTLAVSEAIPVSQSVSYKAFVVKNKLLLNLLTTSNKTESTLLKDAPKMIPDSTSSNSEMNPNTQAADNQVTLKTVQIPSVSNAGAGSSENSVCLEQQPSADAICGQNKCPVELLATCLSLWKKQPPKTIEAKQCHELETNRKGIGISKTTEGYVSCSGVENPQNKEIGSLQDPVVSAVIPNHESSGINVTKGPELQVAVVTPLILSDVKTLSVKAVTADTSPEAIYPVIKEGSVCSLQSRVAEYPQPPTALKVYLASPVASTVTSTKVVPVTPKEKQNLTVPRGSQGTPDPEMGRDESGDVCCPASDKQTSPLSTEERAMLQIDSICSLVEGDISYNSQIAKIFNGSPLRKAEPHQEETSSKQRKEQLEPSAVDAGCDVQDVLVQCAGGSAPEAKPPEPVQPLGPSPAEFVVPSGAAPQESSGECAQKTESTASGSTQQDVCGQELNTGSSLSAQDPPSIELDDDKTSALYLQDQLSELLREFPYGIEAVNMHECSAQQPGTASTSEECAAAKTDGDARESTEQIQITVLSSEEMKELFSEEDEDQPDDAVRLVETQPEKSVQEVKSPCSPEAPVKEQHRSVALDTEKDSIHCCALGWLSLVYEGVPQCQCNSTKGSAPIGEKGNEDEECRLLEPTTHPQSGGASAAVAPIASPKMTRTSLEEKDPFPEIKGSTVESTSQMKQSPCPWPAPKQPGEFSPQRDSIDLKSGPPSREGGSLSTEQALPDQCSSRNKKSSLKDHSGMKEKSSLRTECGLTVGQLPPKHDRPHMKDRSQLKASCTPRPKQELSGHSSPKGDSANTKDRSQSKQNSSFRTKQELPAQCSPKWDGSNSKGTSQSKQSGSLKKEHALAGHCSSRRDSSSLKDKTQMKKGSSRTERGVAAQCSPKCDGPSVKDRLHPKQSSSLRTQPELATPSAPKCDNSQKERSETKEKNLLRTEHSPAAQSSPKCDGSSTKDRSQPKQSNSVRTQPQLATPDTPECDKKPDSLNDKDKKERKLKFHVVTFKARESEKSFGETALQGSLQKRYKPLAPKATLQTIGTSQEQSTSSGVCIRSLSPEKTKLKFKAGGSRVKYLEKRKLDMGNIVGMEVKKKRCEEQEENKSSPSVPSPRGTSSGLCESAAVKEQTAPTPPSSDLKAGSLKPKRVITAKEYLERRKQKEALASKASKEIGGTGVPTESEATAAIKLPAQEGSCGKAGEKRAGGGLTSSEPLNPSASHAKNLKSSHSEESKTHTIAKSNKGKADGKQPDRMEVDQGKLDQLASANDTEASLAPSQAKDQRKLYLNRVAFKCTERESICLSKLDSAPGKLSDKEQSPPEKPKVVVSTDKAHRLEFKLCPEMLLKKASPRGEDREPQPRVKEQAPVQVSGIKSTKEDWIKCSATKKRMQEASQEIDVNPRLSKRSTSAPGFEPLQNSGKDSKVTFQTYKQMYLEKRSRSLGSSPVK